The following proteins are encoded in a genomic region of Maylandia zebra isolate NMK-2024a linkage group LG1, Mzebra_GT3a, whole genome shotgun sequence:
- the sv2ba gene encoding synaptic vesicle glycoprotein 2Ba gives MDDPYHNNVNQQMTEGGDYTYTQDGGGQDGYPYQTDYPPQDEDAASDATEGADEDDQMYEGEYQGIPHPDEIKEARRAARVEARRKARMAAQQEEEEESLPEQYETIMEDCGHGRFQWMLFFVLGLALMADGVDGFMVGFVLPSAEKDMCISNADKGLLGLLVYVAMMVGALVWGGLCDKMGRRKCLIYVLTIDLVFSFLSCFAQGYGFFLFLRFCSGFGIGGSIPIVYTYFTEFLQMDKRGEHLSWLCMFWMFGGLYASFTAWGIIPHYGWGFAIGTHLQMHSWRLFILVCLFPALAALIGLVFMPESPRFLLENARHDEAWMILRQVHDTNWKAKGEPERVFTVTNIKTPQTQEDEFIEIQSETGTAFQRWTVRKMTMLQQVMANIMSLSAPELRLQGLLLVIVWFCLAFSYHGLGVWFPDMIKYMQYEEYESKVRIFHRERVERFHFNFSLVNQIHREGEYIHDKFANIEIKSVKFESSLFENCYFEDIKSTNTFFENCTIKNTVFYNTDLWQDKFKNCRMENATFLHPKKGCHLNFQEENDIVIYMVSFLGSLAVLPGNIISALFMDKIGRIRIIGGSMLASSACTFLLLLSFSQGAVICWQCLFYGVSVAAWNGLEVISVELYPSSKRGTAFGILNGICKFAAIIASSIFAAFIGITKIIPIFLAFAALVCGGMVALKLPETREKILS, from the exons ATGGATGACCCCTATCACAACAATGTAAACCAGCAGATGACCGAAGGTGGAGATTACACCTACACCCAAGATGGTGGAGGTCAAGACGGCTACCCTTATCAGACGGACTACCCTCCACAGGATGAGGATGCTGCTAGTGATGCCACTGAAGGGGCAGATGAGGATGATCAGATGTATGAGGGGGAGTACCAAGGCATCCCGCACCCCGACGAGATCAAGGAGGCACGACGGGCAGCTCGAGTGGAGGCCAGGAGGAAAGCCCGGATGGCTGCCcagcaggaagaggaagaggaaagcCTGCCAGAGCAATACGAGACCATCATGGAGGACTGTGGCCATGGACGCTTCCAGTGGATGCTCTTCTTTGTGCTGGGCTTGGCGCTAATGGCTGATGGCGTGGATGGTTTCATGGTGGGCTTTGTCCTGCCCAGTGCTGAAAAGGACATGTGCATATCTAACGCTGACAAAGGATTACTGG GTCTCCTGGTGTATGTGGCCATGATGGTGGGTGCACTGGTGTGGGGTGGTCTGTGTGATAAAATGGGGAGGAGGAAGTGTCTGATCTACGTCCTGACCATCGACCTGGTCTTCTCCTTCCTGTCCTGCTTCGCTCAGGGCTAcggcttcttcctcttcttgagGTTCTGCTCCGGCTTTGG AATTGGTGGCTCCATTCCAATTGTGTACACCTACTTTACTGAGTTCCTGCAGATGGATAAACGTGGAGAACATCTGAGCTGGCTCTGCATGTTCTGGATGTTTGGAGGCCTGTACGCCTCCTTCACCGCCTGGGGAATCATCCCTCATTATG GTTGGGGTTTTGCCATCGGTACACATCTTCAGATGCACAGCTGGAGACTGTTTATCCTGGTGTGTCTCTTTCCTGCACTGGCCGCACTCATCGGACTCGTGTTCATGCCGGAGAGCCCGAGATTCCTCCTGGAG AATGCACGACATGATGAGGCGTGGATGATCCTGCGACAAGTTCATGACACCAACTGGAAAGCCAAGGGGGAGCCAGAGAGAGTTTTCACT GTAACCAACATCAAGACTCCACAAACTCAGGAGGATGAGTTCATAGAGATCCAGAGTGAGACTGGGACTGCCTTCCAGCGCTGGACTGTCAGAAAAATGACCATGCTGCAACAG GTTATGGCCAATATCATGTCTCTATCAGCGCCAGAGCTCCGACTACAAGGCCTCCTTCTGGTTATTGTCTGGTTCTGTTTGGCCTTCAG CTATCACGGGCTTGGAGTGTGGTTTCCTGATATGATCAAGTACATGCAGTATGAGGAGTACGAGTCCAAAGTCCGAATATTCCATCGAGAACGTGTGGAGCGTTTCCACTTTAACTTCTCTCTGGTCAACCAGATCCACCGTGAGGGGGAGTACATCCATGACAA GTTCGCCAACATTGAAATCAAGTCGGTCAAGTTTGAGAGTTCTCTGTTTGAAAACTGCTACTTTGAGGATATCAAATCCACCAACACCTTCTTTGAGAACTGCACTATTAAAAACACCGTCTTCTATAACACAG ATCTCTGGCAGGACAAGTTCAAGAACTGTCGAATGGAAAATGCCACCTTTCTCCACCCGAAGAAAGGCTGCCATCTGAACTTTCAGGAGGAGAATGACATCGTCATCTACATGGTCAGCTTCCTGGGCAGTTTGGCTGTCTTGCCTGGGAACATCATCTCAGCGTTGTTCATGGACAAGATAGGAAGGATCCGCATAATAG GTGGTTCTATGCTGGCGTCATCGGCCTGCACTTTCCTTCTGCTGTTAAGTTTCAGTCAAGGAGCTGTAATATGTTGGCAGTGTCTCTTTTATGGCGTCAGTGTGGCAGCCTGGAATGGACTAGAAGTAATTTCTGTGGAACTCTACCCGTCCTCTAAACG AGGAACTGCGTTCGGCATCCTGAATGGCATCTGTAAGTTTGCGGCCATCATTGCCAGCTCTATCTTTGCCGCCTTCATCGGCATCACTAAGATCATccccatcttcctggccttcgCCGCCCTCGTCTGTGGAGGCATGGTGGCTCTTAAACTGCCCGAAACCCGGGAGAAAATCCTCTCCTGA